The Humulus lupulus chromosome 4, drHumLupu1.1, whole genome shotgun sequence genome has a window encoding:
- the LOC133832639 gene encoding uncharacterized protein LOC133832639, translated as MSLKEKDVKKLVTLDLLQMVSLVPCEQDLVVESTTGENDTPGQSTEGTEQMTDRHSPGPSPLSRRPGDLVIREPDPQRRSTIPAQPGKGKAIQKIQKVVPPSQGRQPGGPTTLPPLTPSSLPPSASLTPTHQGSSSELFRAVSDLGKGLLEDIGRDASTLQSLDSYPRLSVEVVLKRGLAQLMKSLVTIGHAQLRAVDYKELIKVQDDQLVEARSKLEQAERTIAERDESLKKQAQNNASLTTQLEKQSLDIKELVRDNERLISENEELKQEKELDLIRFEDASFDCFYKVWKLNKPLNLDCFPKEAQAEDLARCEARAAEEAANPPALAPTCSAISFRARGASDAEEGVDQPSRGARL; from the exons atgagtcttaAAGAGAAGGATGTAAAAAAGTTGGTCACGTTGGACCTTCTCCAGATGGTGAGTCTGGTGCCATGTGAGCAGGATCTggtggtggaaagtaccaccggggagaacgacACGCCTGGTCAGTCTACCGAGGGCACAGAGCAAATGACTGATCGGCATTCTCCTGGGCCTTCTCCGCTTTCCCGTAGACCTGGCGACTTAGTCATTAGAGAGCCTGATCCTCAGCGTAGATCTACTATTCCCGCTCAAcctgggaaaggaaaagctatccag aagattcagaaggtagtaCCGCCAAGTCAAGGGAGGCAACCTGGGGGACCAACTACACTTCCGCCATTGACCCCCTCTTCCCTTCCtccttctgcgagcctaactcctactcaccagggtagttcgagtgagctttttcgtgctgttagcgacctgggcaaggggcttcttgaggatattggccgtgatgcatcgacgcttcaaagcctagactcctaccctcgacttagtgtcgaagttgtcttgaagagaggactcgctcaattgatgaag tcacttgtcaccattggtcaTGCTCAGCTTCGAGCCGTAGATTACAAGGAGCTGATCAAGGTGCaggacgatcaactggtggaggccaggtccaagctggagcaagcagagagaactatagctgaacgggacgagtctctcaaaaagcaggctcaaaacaatgcttccttgacaactcaattggagaagcaatcccttgatattaaagagttagttcgagacaatgagaggttgattagcgagaacgaagagctgaagcaagaaaaagagcttgacttgattcgctttgaggatgccagttttgactgcttctataaggtctggaagctgaacaagcctcttaaTCTTGATTGTTTCCCCAAGGAGGCCCAAGCAGAGGAtcttgccagatgtgaagcaagAGCCGCTGAAGAAGCCGCTAACCCTCCTGCACTCGCCCCAACGTGCTCTGCTATATCATTTCGAGCGAGAGGAGCATCTGATGCAGAGGAGGGAGTCGATCAACCCTCTAGAGGAGCTCGCCTGTGA